A window from Spirochaetota bacterium encodes these proteins:
- a CDS encoding OmpA family protein, with amino-acid sequence MLKKTIIILAAAAVLASVSETPALAQLFKWTSDYKNLHNEKVAVELELKGVQRQFSNEKSNLESTIKDLERQIERLDAEIESCNKRREKDNSLCEDRVKELQGTIDTLQRKGSDREKDLVEESKKMQARYEGELAKLRKELQDERTRRINELDETRKSYESRMAEMRNTIANLNNEMGNLKKLTKAQQDELDRMKMQADELEKQLGDEIRKGEIRLKRFHDKLVINIDDRISFDSGSAELKIGILPALQKITKILSDYPEYNIVVEGHTDNVPIKTRQFRDNWQLSTERGLAVLNYILNHDKKINNARFSAAGYGEFNPIVSNDTAANRALNRRVDIVVIPRAAKK; translated from the coding sequence ATGCTGAAAAAAACAATTATTATATTGGCCGCGGCGGCTGTACTTGCCTCCGTTTCGGAGACTCCGGCTCTCGCACAGCTTTTCAAATGGACCAGCGATTATAAAAATCTGCATAATGAGAAGGTGGCTGTTGAACTGGAGTTGAAGGGCGTCCAGCGACAGTTTTCAAATGAAAAATCAAATCTTGAAAGCACCATTAAGGATCTTGAGCGGCAGATTGAGCGTCTGGACGCTGAGATCGAATCGTGCAATAAGCGGAGGGAAAAGGACAATAGCCTCTGCGAAGACCGGGTTAAGGAGCTTCAGGGAACGATCGACACCCTTCAGAGAAAGGGCAGTGATCGCGAAAAAGACCTTGTCGAGGAAAGTAAAAAAATGCAGGCGCGATACGAAGGCGAGCTTGCGAAACTTCGGAAGGAATTGCAGGACGAGAGGACAAGAAGAATCAATGAGCTTGATGAGACGCGAAAATCCTACGAGTCTCGGATGGCCGAAATGAGGAACACGATCGCAAACCTCAACAACGAGATGGGGAATCTTAAAAAGCTTACCAAAGCCCAGCAGGACGAACTTGACAGGATGAAGATGCAGGCGGACGAACTCGAAAAGCAGCTTGGGGATGAGATCCGGAAGGGCGAGATTCGATTGAAACGGTTTCACGACAAGCTGGTCATCAACATCGATGATCGTATTTCTTTCGATTCCGGATCGGCCGAATTGAAAATAGGGATCCTTCCCGCCCTTCAAAAGATCACAAAAATACTTTCCGATTATCCCGAATACAATATCGTAGTCGAAGGACATACCGACAACGTTCCCATTAAGACGCGCCAATTTCGCGACAACTGGCAGCTGTCTACGGAAAGGGGCCTTGCCGTGCTCAACTATATTCTGAACCATGACAAAAAGATCAACAATGCGCGATTTTCAGCGGCGGGATACGGTGAGTTCAATCCCATTGTATCCAATGATACCGCGGCCAATCGCGCGCTTAACAGACGCGTCGACATTGTCGTCATCCCGCGGGCTGCAAAAAAGTAA
- a CDS encoding GGDEF domain-containing protein translates to MSSIYGFLNSIEIFSLLKEGEIREVHDYLEEVKVVGESVLFRQGDEGKELYIVRDGSVATSISLPDGKSREIAVFKSGDFFGEMCIFEEAPRSATCTAREDSVLFRLHQRSIFKIIEDHPETAQKIMYRMLNITTQRLRNTGDFLFDMVQWGDKARKRAITDEMTGVYNRRFLDDSLHQYVEESRKNGEPLVLVMVDLDYFRQINELYGHETGDGVIRDVVEVFKRRLRDKNIIARYGGDEFTFLLPGAGKESALAVCDAIRTDVERLDTLARFDGAIKRVTISQGLASFPESAVDIDSLKKKADTALYRAKEEGRNRVVCM, encoded by the coding sequence ATGAGTTCTATATATGGTTTTTTAAATTCAATAGAAATATTCTCTCTGCTGAAAGAGGGTGAGATACGCGAAGTCCATGATTATCTCGAGGAGGTTAAAGTCGTGGGGGAGAGCGTGCTTTTCCGGCAGGGTGATGAGGGAAAAGAACTGTATATCGTGAGGGATGGAAGTGTGGCGACATCAATTTCTCTTCCCGACGGCAAAAGCAGGGAAATCGCGGTGTTCAAAAGCGGGGACTTTTTCGGGGAAATGTGCATTTTCGAAGAGGCTCCACGCTCGGCAACCTGCACCGCGCGTGAGGACAGCGTTCTCTTCAGACTCCATCAGCGTTCCATATTCAAGATAATTGAAGACCATCCGGAAACGGCCCAGAAGATAATGTACCGGATGCTGAACATAACGACCCAAAGGCTGAGAAACACCGGTGATTTCCTTTTCGATATGGTGCAGTGGGGAGACAAAGCCCGTAAAAGGGCGATAACGGATGAGATGACGGGGGTCTATAACAGACGGTTTCTCGACGATTCGCTGCACCAATACGTTGAAGAATCCAGAAAAAACGGCGAGCCGCTCGTGCTGGTGATGGTCGACCTCGATTACTTCAGGCAGATCAATGAGCTTTACGGTCACGAAACGGGCGACGGGGTAATTCGCGATGTGGTCGAGGTGTTCAAGCGCCGCCTGCGCGATAAAAACATAATCGCGCGCTACGGGGGTGATGAATTTACGTTCCTGCTGCCTGGCGCCGGAAAGGAGAGCGCTCTCGCGGTGTGTGATGCGATACGGACCGATGTCGAGCGTCTCGATACGCTCGCGAGATTTGACGGAGCAATAAAAAGGGTTACCATCAGCCAGGGGCTGGCGTCATTCCCCGAGAGTGCGGTCGATATCGATTCCCTTAAGAAAAAGGCCGATACAGCATTGTACCGTGCGAAGGAAGAGGGTCGCAACCGGGTTGTGTGCATGTAA
- a CDS encoding metallophosphoesterase, giving the protein MPSFVIEKRGIIKYIIAAIVLIGALLTVTAGYVNAAILRVRTLDITLSKTTIPHGGVRIALATDIHLGVIIGNSRLERLVNKINDIKPDVILLAGDIVDEDLAPVIEQNLGETLRGLRAKYGVYAVTGNHEYIGGVEDAVHYLEKHGIIVLRDNAVLIDGKFYVVGRDDRSKAGFTGEKRKPLNDIISGLDKRLPIILMDHQPFQLDEAVANGIDLQLSGHTHHGQMWPFNHITSAVYEISHGYVQKGDTHVYVSSGSGTWGPPVRVGTRPEIVQIRINHRK; this is encoded by the coding sequence GTGCCGTCATTTGTTATTGAAAAGAGAGGCATCATTAAATACATTATCGCCGCTATCGTGTTGATTGGGGCATTGTTGACGGTGACTGCCGGCTATGTCAACGCCGCCATTTTGCGCGTGCGCACTCTCGATATTACGCTATCTAAAACCACCATTCCGCACGGTGGAGTGCGGATTGCGCTGGCAACAGACATACATCTCGGCGTTATTATCGGAAACTCACGCCTCGAGCGCCTGGTAAACAAAATCAACGATATAAAGCCGGATGTCATATTGCTCGCGGGCGATATCGTCGACGAAGACCTCGCACCCGTAATCGAACAGAACCTTGGAGAGACCCTGCGCGGTCTCAGGGCGAAGTACGGTGTCTATGCAGTCACCGGAAACCATGAATATATCGGCGGCGTGGAGGATGCCGTTCATTATCTCGAAAAACACGGAATTATCGTTCTACGCGACAACGCCGTTCTCATTGATGGTAAGTTTTACGTTGTTGGCCGGGATGACCGAAGCAAAGCCGGCTTCACCGGAGAGAAGAGGAAACCGCTTAACGATATCATTTCCGGTCTTGACAAACGATTACCGATCATCCTAATGGACCATCAGCCGTTTCAACTTGACGAAGCCGTAGCAAACGGTATCGACCTTCAACTTTCGGGGCACACGCATCATGGGCAGATGTGGCCGTTTAACCATATAACCAGCGCCGTATACGAAATAAGCCATGGATATGTTCAAAAGGGCGATACTCATGTGTACGTCTCAAGCGGATCCGGTACATGGGGCCCCCCGGTGAGGGTTGGAACGAGGCCGGAAATAGTTCAGATCAGAATAAATCACCGAAAATGA
- a CDS encoding ATP-binding protein, which translates to MKSFAMFTMLTGLFSFFVGSVGLAAPVDLTKETLYVREGFSAEWLHALPQEAEPGWVAIPPGERGERAVRVRELKLDGDVERSFFSLRHFQDKTYTFVTRFIADKKMVESGKVPGIHLASIGGNWEIFVNGRLVNRELHLRPDGGISTWRGMRDVFFPVDPRVFRPGENILAFRIIGNPTFNDTGLYQSSPYFIDEYRNIVDFNSESIPLAFIFLYLFFGLYHIFLYLNRKVERYNLCFGLFAVVLFIYLFLRTHTVYKFILDTGLVFRLELISLFMLIPLAGCFLELIIREKISIVTMVYGVFCAVLILLVPFAPLPFAFDVLRLWQATALLPVFYYAFFTIGYSFIMRVRERHRESTRSSRPETYRQSIKKTITGSVVGNLVIGVALLFTTTVFDIIDAVFLSLDLVLTRYGFFFFVIGTALILANRFIFLHKRIEILNTDLERKLSELDSANKTISVSEEKYRLLVEGTNEGIFSLGDDWSFTTANRAFMKQIGIHADDMGTLKFQDIVFEDPQEKSVLIRLVEKKLEEFIETRSPFNLKMKLKSSFAAEPREFNVRLEFITIEGKNEILGRATGVSEDSLMEYFISERQNFSIGNYLITAEEISHRLVRNVAKYMKPQQVSLLRIGLREMIINAIEHGNLEIGFEEKSIETMSDNYMEFISARQNDPAYLGRKVGIEFSLNPERVAYKITDAGGGFDHAKMIENIKCKVDSEMLAHGRGITIAMNIFDQVTYNNKGNQVLLVKRFGGVQTG; encoded by the coding sequence ATGAAATCGTTTGCAATGTTCACGATGCTGACCGGATTGTTTTCTTTTTTCGTGGGTTCGGTCGGACTGGCTGCCCCGGTTGATTTAACAAAAGAGACACTGTATGTTCGTGAAGGATTCTCGGCGGAATGGCTGCACGCCCTGCCGCAAGAGGCGGAGCCCGGCTGGGTGGCGATTCCGCCGGGTGAACGGGGAGAACGCGCAGTCAGGGTCCGGGAATTGAAGCTGGACGGCGATGTTGAGCGGAGTTTTTTCTCCCTGCGGCATTTCCAGGACAAAACATATACGTTTGTGACCCGGTTCATTGCGGATAAAAAGATGGTCGAAAGCGGTAAGGTCCCTGGTATTCATCTGGCAAGTATCGGAGGCAACTGGGAGATTTTCGTCAACGGAAGGCTCGTCAACCGGGAGTTACATCTGAGGCCGGATGGCGGTATCAGCACCTGGCGCGGCATGAGGGACGTTTTTTTCCCCGTAGATCCGCGCGTTTTTCGTCCGGGCGAAAACATCCTTGCTTTCCGCATAATCGGAAATCCGACTTTCAACGATACCGGTCTCTATCAGAGCAGCCCCTATTTCATCGACGAGTACCGAAATATTGTAGATTTTAACTCGGAATCGATACCGCTTGCGTTTATTTTTCTTTACCTGTTTTTCGGGCTGTATCATATCTTCCTGTATTTAAACAGGAAGGTTGAACGGTATAATCTATGTTTCGGTCTTTTCGCGGTCGTGCTGTTCATTTATCTGTTTTTAAGGACTCATACGGTCTATAAGTTTATTTTAGATACCGGTCTGGTTTTCCGTCTTGAGCTGATAAGCTTATTCATGCTTATTCCCCTTGCCGGCTGCTTTTTAGAGCTGATCATCAGGGAAAAAATCAGTATCGTAACTATGGTATACGGTGTTTTTTGCGCGGTGCTTATACTCCTCGTGCCATTCGCTCCGCTTCCTTTCGCCTTTGACGTGTTGCGCTTGTGGCAGGCGACGGCTCTTCTGCCCGTTTTCTATTACGCGTTTTTCACAATCGGATACAGCTTCATTATGCGGGTACGCGAAAGACACAGGGAGTCCACGCGCTCGTCGCGTCCTGAAACATACCGGCAATCAATAAAAAAAACCATAACCGGCTCGGTCGTCGGCAATCTCGTAATCGGGGTGGCCTTACTGTTCACTACCACCGTTTTCGATATCATCGACGCGGTTTTTCTTTCCCTGGATTTGGTGCTTACCCGGTATGGATTTTTTTTCTTCGTCATCGGCACCGCACTCATTCTCGCCAATCGTTTCATTTTTCTGCATAAAAGGATCGAAATCCTGAATACGGATCTCGAGCGCAAACTTTCCGAACTCGACTCGGCGAATAAAACCATCAGTGTTTCCGAGGAGAAATACCGCCTTTTGGTTGAGGGTACCAACGAAGGTATTTTCTCATTAGGCGATGACTGGTCGTTTACGACCGCAAACAGGGCGTTCATGAAGCAGATCGGCATCCATGCCGACGACATGGGGACCCTTAAATTCCAGGATATCGTCTTCGAGGACCCACAGGAAAAAAGCGTCCTGATACGACTGGTGGAAAAAAAACTAGAGGAATTCATAGAAACAAGGTCGCCCTTTAATCTTAAAATGAAGTTGAAGTCCTCCTTCGCCGCCGAACCCAGAGAGTTCAACGTTCGACTCGAGTTTATTACTATCGAAGGTAAAAACGAGATTCTGGGTCGCGCGACAGGCGTGAGCGAGGACTCTCTGATGGAATATTTTATTTCGGAGAGGCAGAATTTCTCCATAGGCAACTACCTGATAACAGCCGAGGAAATCAGTCACAGGCTTGTACGTAACGTTGCCAAGTATATGAAACCGCAACAGGTCAGCCTGCTCCGGATAGGGTTGCGGGAAATGATTATAAACGCCATCGAACACGGAAACCTGGAAATCGGTTTCGAGGAAAAATCGATCGAAACTATGAGTGATAATTACATGGAATTTATCTCAGCCAGGCAGAATGATCCCGCGTACCTCGGGCGTAAAGTCGGTATCGAGTTTTCCCTAAATCCCGAACGTGTGGCATACAAGATCACCGACGCGGGCGGGGGATTCGACCACGCGAAGATGATTGAAAACATTAAGTGTAAAGTCGATTCAGAAATGCTGGCTCATGGGCGTGGTATCACGATAGCGATGAATATATTCGACCAGGTCACTTATAACAACAAGGGAAACCAGGTGCTTCTCGTAAAACGTTTCGGTGGCGTACAGACGGGATAA
- a CDS encoding cupin domain-containing protein, with translation MKISIEKPREEMLANRKVRSWPIWQKEVSRFDWSYDSTEECFLLEGRVVVETSDGEKVEFGSGDFVTFPRGLSCTWDIKEPVKKHYNFKD, from the coding sequence ATGAAGATATCCATTGAAAAACCACGCGAAGAAATGCTCGCCAACCGGAAAGTCCGTTCGTGGCCGATCTGGCAGAAGGAGGTCTCCCGTTTTGACTGGAGCTACGATTCAACGGAAGAGTGCTTCCTGCTGGAAGGTCGGGTCGTTGTTGAAACATCGGACGGTGAAAAAGTTGAATTCGGCAGTGGTGATTTCGTCACTTTCCCCCGTGGGTTGTCCTGTACCTGGGACATTAAGGAACCCGTAAAGAAACACTACAATTTCAAGGACTGA
- a CDS encoding PLP-dependent aspartate aminotransferase family protein has product MGKKERNFKKSNGCRPATVAVHAGEIADPSTGALSPNITMSAAFKLPGFGSRLFDALTMESFDPPFAYVRWGNPTGRALEEKVAALEGGETALALASGMAAVSALLFTMLKSGEHVIAGDVCYAGTQELFGKHIKRFGVEVSLVNTADTELVAREIRKNTKLIYIETPANPLLSLADISVIAGIARKAGIPLAVDSTWAGPCIQKPLELGARFVIHSATKYLNGHGDALGGLIVGPGKEIHRIRKDALVHLGGAMSPFNAWMIARGMVTLPLRMKRHSDTATTLASFLEAHPAVSRVYYPGLPGHPQYELALRQMRMPGGMITMRLKRGLGAAVALAEKIRIFTYATSLGHPRSLLFYYPTDMYVDSVPYLSMEQKKAIREWMGDGLLRISTGLEDVEDLILDLDRALRGRTFKSVVAPAAYAVLKRLGTKS; this is encoded by the coding sequence ATGGGAAAGAAGGAGCGTAATTTTAAAAAGTCGAACGGTTGCAGGCCGGCCACTGTGGCGGTTCATGCAGGTGAAATCGCGGACCCGTCGACGGGGGCCCTGTCTCCGAATATTACAATGTCCGCAGCGTTTAAACTGCCGGGATTCGGCAGCCGGCTGTTCGACGCTCTAACCATGGAATCGTTTGATCCCCCGTTCGCTTATGTAAGATGGGGCAATCCGACGGGAAGGGCCCTGGAAGAAAAGGTGGCGGCGCTGGAGGGGGGAGAAACGGCCCTCGCGCTTGCATCCGGGATGGCTGCCGTGTCGGCACTGCTATTCACCATGTTGAAAAGCGGAGAGCACGTAATAGCCGGCGATGTCTGTTATGCGGGAACGCAGGAGTTGTTCGGAAAACACATTAAACGCTTCGGGGTGGAGGTGAGCCTGGTAAACACGGCCGACACCGAGCTGGTCGCACGCGAAATACGCAAAAATACCAAACTGATATATATCGAGACTCCCGCGAATCCCTTATTGAGCCTTGCGGATATTTCGGTGATCGCCGGAATAGCGAGAAAAGCGGGAATCCCGCTTGCCGTTGATTCGACATGGGCGGGACCGTGCATACAGAAACCACTCGAACTCGGCGCGCGGTTTGTAATCCACAGCGCGACGAAATACCTGAACGGACATGGAGACGCTCTTGGAGGACTTATCGTCGGCCCCGGGAAGGAGATACACCGTATTCGGAAAGATGCGCTCGTTCACCTGGGAGGAGCGATGAGTCCCTTTAACGCCTGGATGATCGCACGTGGCATGGTAACTTTGCCGCTGAGGATGAAGAGACACTCTGACACCGCGACAACGCTCGCGTCCTTTCTCGAGGCGCATCCGGCCGTATCCCGGGTGTATTATCCCGGTCTGCCGGGTCATCCGCAATATGAACTTGCCCTCCGTCAGATGCGAATGCCGGGTGGAATGATTACCATGCGCCTTAAACGGGGACTGGGTGCGGCAGTCGCGCTGGCTGAAAAAATTCGCATATTCACGTACGCAACGTCGCTTGGACATCCGCGCAGCCTGCTGTTTTACTATCCGACCGATATGTATGTCGATTCGGTGCCATACCTTTCCATGGAACAAAAAAAGGCCATTCGGGAATGGATGGGCGACGGACTGCTGCGCATAAGCACCGGGCTGGAGGACGTCGAAGACCTAATCCTCGATCTCGACAGGGCACTGCGAGGGAGAACATTCAAGAGCGTTGTCGCACCGGCGGCCTATGCCGTCTTGAAGAGGCTTGGAACAAAGAGCTGA
- a CDS encoding SDR family NAD(P)-dependent oxidoreductase, translating to MYKDLKGKTALITGAGKRTGMGYAIARKMASCGAHIIIADLGTQDKDSAVKTAPADEMKDICEELTKEYSVKTLAVPVDVCGTESVNAMIDSIKKEFAHVDILCNNAGAAFGVPNTLNNYDETQWLKTIDVNLNGTYRVTKAVLPLMTGRPGAIVNTASRAGKFPPLFNGAYACAKAGVIMFTKVMAKEMGGLGIRVNAICPGQVYTDLLKWQLELESQFYGNTFEERKEEMAREIPLGFIGEIEDAAKLVAFLASDESRYITGQAVNLCGGQLMEL from the coding sequence ATGTATAAGGATCTGAAAGGTAAGACGGCCCTCATTACCGGTGCCGGTAAGCGCACCGGTATGGGATATGCCATAGCCCGAAAGATGGCGTCGTGCGGCGCACATATCATCATCGCCGATCTCGGCACTCAGGATAAGGACAGCGCCGTTAAAACCGCTCCCGCCGATGAAATGAAGGACATATGCGAGGAGCTGACAAAAGAATACTCCGTTAAAACTCTTGCGGTTCCCGTCGACGTCTGCGGCACCGAATCGGTAAACGCCATGATCGACTCGATAAAAAAGGAGTTCGCTCACGTCGATATACTGTGCAACAACGCCGGTGCGGCATTCGGCGTGCCCAATACACTTAACAATTACGACGAAACGCAGTGGCTTAAAACGATAGATGTCAACCTGAACGGAACTTACAGGGTCACCAAAGCGGTCCTGCCGCTGATGACCGGAAGACCAGGGGCCATCGTAAACACCGCCTCACGCGCAGGGAAATTCCCGCCCCTTTTCAACGGCGCATATGCCTGCGCGAAGGCCGGGGTGATAATGTTCACAAAAGTGATGGCGAAAGAGATGGGCGGGCTTGGAATCCGCGTAAACGCCATTTGTCCGGGGCAAGTCTATACGGATCTGTTGAAATGGCAGCTCGAGCTTGAATCGCAGTTTTACGGCAATACGTTCGAGGAGCGCAAAGAGGAAATGGCGAGGGAGATTCCGCTCGGTTTTATTGGCGAAATCGAAGACGCTGCAAAACTCGTCGCGTTTCTGGCCTCCGACGAATCGCGTTATATCACCGGACAGGCGGTCAATCTCTGCGGCGGTCAGCTTATGGAGCTGTGA
- a CDS encoding VOC family protein, with protein sequence MSESVMCNIPQVNQVGVVVHDVEKAAKFMEECFGIKFITFQMPEAKAHLRGKEVNFITKIGLARVGNIDLELMQIVQGEHIVKEFLDRHGPGIHHLGIYVDDLNKEVKDWTDRGGKVVQKTAHPDGIGTAYLDTENELGSLYIELVKL encoded by the coding sequence ATGTCGGAAAGTGTTATGTGCAATATTCCTCAGGTAAATCAGGTGGGGGTGGTCGTTCATGATGTTGAAAAGGCCGCCAAATTCATGGAAGAATGTTTCGGGATCAAATTTATCACTTTCCAGATGCCGGAGGCGAAGGCACACCTCCGCGGGAAAGAAGTAAATTTTATCACTAAAATCGGCCTGGCGCGTGTTGGCAATATCGATCTTGAACTCATGCAGATAGTGCAGGGCGAGCATATCGTGAAGGAGTTTCTCGACAGGCACGGCCCCGGCATACACCACCTCGGCATCTATGTCGACGATCTCAACAAGGAAGTGAAGGATTGGACCGACAGGGGCGGTAAAGTCGTGCAAAAAACGGCTCATCCCGATGGGATAGGGACGGCGTATCTGGATACCGAAAACGAGCTCGGCTCGCTGTATATCGAGCTGGTCAAACTGTAA
- a CDS encoding SMP-30/gluconolactonase/LRE family protein: MQFTVDSGDSYHYLLHKQRIWTLYEEFHTMHPKTLLALATVMAVLSLVAIQYNFFIDTGNNPFTQTGIVNTSSYYPDGPVWKNKALYYSEYSKDRVMVRDGRGNIELWNETGCGPRSIAFFSDNLIIACRDADSLVEITTAGRVVRRITADRSGHPLEGPIDFATDTHGGLYFATAGPENSGRMYAGRIYYMAADGVINTTGISIQRSGGMVIIPEKKIILVSEKTENRVIQFDLVQPGVLSNRREFIRLSDITAAPDGMDTNAGPDGLAVDSAGNIFVCHPGASRILVLDQSGVLLQVIKTPLPYVTGIAFGRFDNVIYITAVSSLSDPPFSGVVFEYTRKRTRQTAR; the protein is encoded by the coding sequence TTGCAATTTACGGTGGACAGTGGAGATTCTTATCATTACCTGTTGCATAAACAGAGGATTTGGACCTTATACGAGGAATTTCATACCATGCACCCTAAGACTCTACTTGCGCTGGCCACCGTTATGGCCGTTCTGTCGCTGGTGGCGATTCAGTATAATTTTTTTATAGATACCGGCAATAATCCATTCACACAAACGGGCATCGTCAACACGTCGTCCTATTATCCCGATGGTCCCGTCTGGAAAAACAAGGCTCTCTATTATTCTGAATATTCAAAAGACCGTGTTATGGTCAGGGACGGCAGAGGAAATATCGAACTCTGGAATGAAACCGGCTGCGGCCCGCGATCTATCGCCTTTTTCTCCGATAACCTTATCATCGCATGCCGCGATGCCGATTCTCTGGTCGAGATTACCACCGCGGGCAGGGTTGTACGCAGGATAACAGCAGACCGGAGTGGCCACCCGTTGGAAGGACCGATCGATTTTGCGACTGACACACATGGTGGACTTTATTTTGCCACAGCCGGACCCGAAAATTCAGGGAGGATGTACGCGGGACGAATTTACTACATGGCCGCGGATGGAGTCATCAATACGACGGGTATTTCAATCCAGCGCTCCGGCGGTATGGTAATCATACCGGAAAAGAAAATCATTCTTGTGAGCGAGAAAACCGAAAACCGTGTTATTCAATTCGATCTGGTTCAACCCGGAGTTCTCTCCAACAGGCGTGAATTTATCCGTTTGTCTGATATCACCGCCGCTCCCGACGGCATGGACACGAATGCCGGACCGGATGGCCTTGCCGTCGATTCGGCCGGCAATATCTTCGTATGCCACCCTGGAGCGTCACGCATATTGGTGCTTGACCAGTCCGGAGTCCTTCTTCAAGTTATAAAGACGCCCCTGCCATATGTGACCGGAATCGCATTCGGACGGTTTGACAATGTAATCTACATAACAGCGGTTTCCAGCCTGTCTGACCCGCCCTTCTCCGGGGTCGTTTTTGAGTATACCAGAAAACGAACCCGCCAGACTGCACGCTGA
- a CDS encoding tetratricopeptide repeat protein: MSTDNRLPDRDELNRFYSKRVPYYEKVLIGVAKDIKDSLLVKGLNPTIKYRVKSFESYFNKLIRRMKQNRGSCIPEEITDILGARIIFPFLEDIETAEKIIRSSFSVTGSEKKGVNHSFREFGYEATHLMLRIEKYIPEEAGLDVVPCCEIQLSTILQDAWSEVEHELVYKAEFTPFDLPLKRKLAALNANLTLADIIFQEIRDYHRAMQLELKKRRSALYEKIGIPGTIAGTEPVSGTTVEQETAPAQSDSMPEDTIDNILLKAITAHNEGLYPRAISLYSRLLGTENLPSVKSIIHNHRGMAYLAQARYGEAIDDFSEAVKLDAFNFRAYNYRGFCRRMIGEHGTAIDDFNTSITVNPYQSESYYSRALAWYELGDIARAFEDCNRALNLKPESSSIRSFFEMVRKKMFE, from the coding sequence ATGAGCACAGACAACAGGCTTCCTGACAGAGACGAACTCAACAGGTTTTATTCAAAACGGGTCCCTTATTATGAAAAGGTCCTCATTGGCGTGGCGAAGGATATCAAAGACTCTTTACTCGTGAAAGGCCTGAATCCAACGATTAAGTACAGGGTAAAATCGTTTGAGAGTTATTTCAACAAGCTCATCAGGAGAATGAAGCAAAACCGTGGTTCCTGCATTCCCGAAGAGATAACCGATATTCTGGGAGCGCGCATAATCTTTCCGTTCCTGGAGGATATTGAAACCGCTGAAAAAATTATCCGGTCTTCATTTTCGGTGACAGGAAGTGAGAAAAAGGGCGTCAATCACTCATTTCGCGAATTCGGTTACGAAGCGACCCACCTGATGCTCCGGATAGAGAAGTACATACCGGAAGAGGCGGGGCTGGACGTAGTTCCATGCTGCGAGATACAACTCTCAACCATCCTCCAGGACGCATGGTCCGAGGTGGAGCATGAGCTTGTATATAAGGCGGAGTTCACGCCGTTCGATCTCCCGCTGAAAAGGAAGCTGGCCGCACTTAACGCGAATCTCACGCTGGCGGACATCATCTTTCAGGAAATACGGGATTATCACAGGGCGATGCAGTTGGAATTAAAGAAGAGGAGAAGCGCCCTGTACGAAAAAATCGGCATTCCCGGCACGATTGCCGGAACGGAACCAGTCTCCGGCACGACTGTTGAGCAGGAGACGGCACCGGCGCAATCCGATTCCATGCCTGAAGACACCATCGATAATATTCTTCTGAAAGCCATAACCGCCCACAATGAGGGGCTGTACCCGCGGGCTATTTCACTTTATTCCAGGCTGCTGGGAACCGAGAATCTTCCGTCAGTTAAGTCAATCATACATAATCATCGCGGCATGGCATACCTCGCCCAGGCGCGGTACGGTGAAGCGATCGATGATTTTTCAGAGGCGGTCAAACTGGACGCTTTCAATTTCAGGGCCTACAATTACAGAGGGTTTTGTCGCCGAATGATCGGCGAGCACGGAACGGCCATAGATGATTTTAACACATCGATAACCGTAAACCCATACCAGTCCGAGTCATATTACAGCAGGGCGCTTGCGTGGTACGAGCTGGGGGACATCGCCCGCGCTTTCGAAGATTGCAACAGGGCACTTAATCTAAAACCGGAATCCTCGTCCATTCGCAGTTTTTTCGAGATGGTCAGAAAAAAAATGTTCGAATGA
- a CDS encoding SpoVG family protein — MDEIITEVRVFPKENLGKTLGFANITILDKFVVKNLRIVQGDKGIFIGMPSNKRKNGEFIDLFFPITQDARDLITNAILAKYQEVAREQSQAGRVS, encoded by the coding sequence ATGGATGAGATAATAACCGAAGTGAGAGTGTTCCCCAAAGAAAACCTTGGCAAAACTCTCGGATTCGCCAATATCACCATACTGGACAAGTTCGTTGTGAAAAATCTGAGGATAGTTCAGGGCGACAAAGGGATATTTATCGGCATGCCTTCCAACAAGCGGAAGAACGGTGAGTTCATTGACCTCTTCTTCCCCATCACGCAGGACGCTCGCGACCTAATCACTAACGCAATACTGGCAAAATATCAGGAGGTTGCGCGCGAACAATCCCAGGCCGGCCGGGTTTCTTAG